The following are encoded together in the Kribbella sp. CA-293567 genome:
- the eccCa gene encoding type VII secretion protein EccCa — protein MATVVVRRPMRRPAPELPGGELLLEAPPEVPEPAGRQWAQMLMVLPMVAMMGAMMLMFSGSIASSLRYVIFGLFGLAMIGMIIAGLFTRNGGGKTEMGQARRTYLRHLAQQRLRLSRSVSRQRETLHYLHPDPSSLWALAGSYRLWERRQDDPDFGVTRIGVGKQVPATTIVPPDTQPLERLEPLSALALRRFVSTYSTVSNLPLAIAVTGFARIYLPGDVRRSQALARAMVAQLVSLHAPDNVRIAICVSDDRREDWDWAKWLPHVLHPERSDALGPIRLIAPSITALEAMLDDLLTNRPRFDPDAAGAVSGPHLVVVLDGGDADGSDHLLVGPGLEGVTVLDLTFSPPRAIDTTAISLDLEADGTLHAETMEGSERIGRADALDQLTAEGLARQLAPLRLTAGAQGEQPLSADLGLADLLDLGDPFDFDPDETWLPRPSRDRLRVRFGLRPDGQPIELDLKESAQEGMGPHGLLIGATGSGKSELLRTLVLALAITHPPRSLNFALVDFKGGATFTRLDKLPHTSAVITNLAEELHLVDRMADAINGELLRRQELLRAAGNFSSLRDYEKARAAGAPLDEVPTLLVICDEFSELLTARPDFIDMFVQIGRVGRSLGVHLLLASQRLEEGRLRGLETHLSYRIGLRTFSDIDSRTVLGVNDAFHLPRAPGHGYLRVGTEQMDRFRSAYVSGVHRRPIPGAMPAVSGRTVELLDYSSSYVAPAVEGDEEETPADADGAFDEAVGESLMDVLVDRFEGKGTAAHQIWLPPLDQAPALGTVLPNGPSEYLNGQFRPGRLQTVAGIVDRPLEQRRDPLLLDLSAGGGHVAVAGSVQSGKSTTLVTLITGLALTHSPREVQFYCLDFGGGVLTGVRDLPHVGSVAGRQDVNAVRRSVIEVLGIVAEREKSFAQLGIDSMETYRERRRQGDLADLPYGDVFLVVDGWATIRNDFEDLEQLLADIATRGLAYGVHLMVSVARWFDLRTNVRDLCGTKLELRIGDPIDSMVDRRAAALVPERAPGRGIFTGRHHFLIAAPRLTEPDGDERVSAGLAELVRTVTAAWPGTAAPEVRLLPADVPYEAGNGASSKEAGLAVGVAERSLEPVLLDPNANPTFILLGDTGSGKTGFLRTLCRRISETYSPAEACVLVVDHRRGLLGSVEGDNLLGYGTGHQVTENLINRLVQVLEERLPGPDVTPQQLRDRSWWQGPDVFVLIDDYDLVATGEGHPLMPLLPYIPQAADLGLRIYVARRTGGAMRGLFEPVLAKIRAVGSPGLQLSGSRDEGILLGGLRAQPLPAGRGFLVNRQGNSQLIQLTHPPSDEHPAE, from the coding sequence ATGGCGACAGTGGTGGTGCGCCGCCCGATGCGGCGGCCGGCTCCCGAGCTGCCCGGCGGCGAATTGTTGCTGGAGGCACCGCCCGAGGTCCCCGAGCCCGCCGGGCGTCAGTGGGCCCAGATGCTGATGGTGCTGCCGATGGTGGCGATGATGGGCGCGATGATGCTGATGTTCTCCGGCAGCATCGCCAGCAGCCTGCGGTACGTGATCTTCGGCCTCTTCGGTCTGGCCATGATCGGGATGATCATCGCCGGACTCTTCACCCGCAACGGCGGCGGCAAGACCGAGATGGGTCAGGCCCGGCGGACCTATCTGCGGCACCTGGCCCAGCAGCGGCTGCGACTCAGCCGCTCGGTCAGCCGGCAACGAGAGACTCTGCACTACCTGCACCCCGACCCGAGCTCGCTGTGGGCACTCGCCGGCAGCTACCGCCTCTGGGAGCGACGTCAGGACGATCCGGACTTCGGGGTGACCCGGATCGGCGTCGGCAAGCAGGTGCCCGCGACGACGATCGTTCCGCCGGACACCCAGCCGCTGGAGCGGTTGGAGCCCTTGTCCGCGCTGGCGCTGCGCCGGTTCGTCTCGACGTACTCCACGGTGTCCAACCTGCCGTTGGCGATCGCCGTCACCGGCTTCGCCCGGATCTACCTGCCGGGCGACGTACGACGCTCGCAAGCACTCGCCCGGGCCATGGTCGCCCAGCTCGTCAGCCTGCACGCCCCGGACAACGTCCGCATCGCCATCTGTGTCAGCGACGATCGCCGGGAGGACTGGGACTGGGCCAAGTGGCTGCCGCACGTGCTGCACCCGGAGCGTAGTGACGCCCTGGGACCGATCCGGCTGATCGCGCCCTCGATCACCGCACTGGAAGCGATGCTCGACGACCTGCTCACGAACCGGCCGCGGTTCGACCCCGACGCCGCCGGCGCGGTCAGCGGCCCTCACCTGGTGGTCGTCCTCGACGGTGGCGACGCGGACGGCTCCGATCACCTGCTGGTGGGTCCCGGTCTGGAGGGCGTCACCGTTCTCGATCTCACCTTCTCGCCGCCGCGAGCGATCGACACCACCGCGATCAGCCTGGACCTCGAAGCCGACGGCACCCTCCACGCGGAGACGATGGAAGGCTCGGAGCGGATCGGCCGAGCGGATGCTCTGGATCAGCTCACCGCCGAGGGCCTGGCCCGCCAGCTGGCTCCGCTGCGCCTGACCGCCGGGGCACAGGGTGAGCAACCCCTGAGCGCCGACCTGGGTCTGGCGGATCTCCTCGACCTCGGCGACCCCTTCGACTTCGACCCCGACGAAACCTGGCTGCCGCGGCCGAGCCGCGACCGGCTCCGCGTCAGGTTCGGGCTACGGCCGGACGGCCAGCCGATCGAGCTGGACCTGAAGGAGTCCGCGCAGGAGGGAATGGGGCCGCACGGTCTGCTGATCGGCGCCACCGGTTCGGGCAAGAGCGAACTGCTGCGCACCCTCGTACTGGCGCTGGCCATCACGCACCCACCCCGGTCACTGAACTTCGCGCTGGTGGACTTCAAGGGCGGTGCGACCTTCACCCGGCTGGACAAGCTGCCGCACACCAGCGCGGTGATCACCAACCTGGCCGAGGAGCTCCACCTGGTCGACCGGATGGCCGACGCGATCAACGGTGAGCTGCTGCGCCGCCAGGAACTGTTACGGGCCGCAGGCAACTTTTCCTCCCTGCGGGACTACGAGAAGGCCAGGGCAGCGGGCGCGCCGCTGGACGAAGTACCGACGCTGCTGGTCATCTGCGACGAGTTCAGCGAACTGCTGACCGCCCGCCCGGACTTCATCGACATGTTCGTCCAGATCGGCCGGGTCGGGCGATCGCTCGGGGTGCACCTGCTGCTGGCCAGCCAGCGGCTGGAAGAGGGCCGGCTCCGCGGCCTGGAGACGCACCTGTCGTACCGGATCGGTCTGCGCACCTTCTCCGACATCGACAGCCGCACGGTGCTCGGCGTGAACGACGCGTTCCATCTGCCGCGCGCACCGGGGCACGGGTACCTGCGGGTGGGAACAGAGCAGATGGACCGGTTCCGGTCGGCGTACGTCTCCGGTGTGCATCGGCGTCCGATCCCGGGGGCCATGCCGGCGGTGAGCGGCCGAACGGTGGAGCTGCTCGACTACTCCAGCAGCTATGTGGCACCGGCGGTCGAAGGCGACGAGGAGGAGACTCCCGCCGATGCCGACGGCGCGTTCGACGAGGCGGTCGGCGAATCCTTGATGGACGTCCTGGTCGACCGGTTCGAGGGGAAGGGCACGGCGGCACACCAGATCTGGCTGCCCCCACTGGACCAGGCTCCCGCCCTCGGCACGGTGCTGCCCAACGGGCCCTCGGAGTACCTGAACGGACAGTTCCGGCCCGGGCGGCTGCAGACCGTCGCCGGCATCGTGGACCGTCCCCTCGAGCAGCGGCGCGACCCGCTGCTGCTCGATCTGTCGGCCGGCGGTGGACATGTCGCGGTCGCCGGTTCGGTGCAGAGCGGCAAGAGCACGACCCTGGTCACCCTGATCACCGGTCTGGCACTGACACACTCGCCGCGCGAGGTGCAGTTTTACTGCCTCGACTTCGGCGGTGGGGTGCTGACCGGCGTCCGCGATCTGCCGCACGTCGGCTCGGTGGCCGGCCGGCAGGACGTCAACGCCGTACGGCGCAGCGTGATCGAGGTGCTCGGCATCGTGGCCGAACGTGAGAAGAGTTTCGCCCAGCTCGGCATCGACAGCATGGAGACCTATCGGGAACGCCGTCGCCAAGGCGACCTTGCCGACCTCCCGTACGGCGACGTGTTCCTGGTCGTCGACGGCTGGGCGACGATCCGCAACGACTTCGAGGACCTGGAGCAACTGCTCGCCGACATCGCGACCCGGGGTCTGGCGTACGGCGTGCACCTGATGGTCAGTGTGGCGCGCTGGTTCGATCTGCGGACCAACGTCCGCGACCTGTGCGGGACCAAGCTGGAGCTACGGATCGGCGACCCGATCGACTCCATGGTCGACCGCCGGGCGGCGGCGCTGGTTCCGGAACGTGCGCCGGGGCGCGGGATCTTCACCGGCCGGCACCACTTCCTGATCGCGGCGCCGCGGCTGACCGAACCCGACGGCGACGAGCGGGTCTCGGCCGGGCTGGCGGAACTGGTGCGGACGGTGACCGCGGCCTGGCCTGGAACGGCAGCGCCGGAGGTCCGCCTGCTGCCGGCCGACGTACCGTACGAGGCCGGCAACGGCGCGAGCTCGAAGGAAGCCGGTCTGGCGGTCGGCGTGGCCGAGCGCAGCCTCGAGCCGGTGCTGCTGGACCCGAACGCCAACCCGACCTTCATCCTGCTCGGTGACACCGGATCGGGAAAGACCGGCTTCCTGCGGACGTTGTGCCGGCGGATCTCGGAGACCTACTCCCCCGCCGAGGCCTGTGTGCTGGTCGTCGACCATCGCCGCGGCCTGCTCGGGTCGGTCGAAGGCGACAACCTGCTGGGCTACGGCACCGGGCACCAGGTCACCGAGAACCTGATCAACCGGCTCGTCCAGGTGCTGGAGGAGCGGTTGCCCGGACCCGACGTGACCCCGCAGCAGTTGCGGGACCGGTCCTGGTGGCAAGGCCCGGACGTGTTCGTCCTGATCGACGACTACGACCTGGTCGCCACCGGCGAAGGGCATCCGTTGATGCCGCTGCTGCCCTACATCCCGCAGGCCGCCGACCTCGGGTTGCGGATCTACGTCGCCCGGCGGACAGGCGGCGCGATGCGCGGTCTGTTCGAGCCGGTGCTGGCCAAGATCCGCGCGGTCGGGTCGCCTGGTCTGCAGCTGTCCGGCAGCCGGGACGAGGGCATCCTGCTGGGCGGGCTGAGAGCGCAGCCGCTCCCGGCCGGCCGCGGCTTCCTGGTCAACCGCCAGGGCAACAGCCAGTTGATTCAGCTGACGCACCCGCCGTCGGACGAGCATCCCGCCGAATGA
- the mycP gene encoding type VII secretion-associated serine protease mycosin: MKKRWWRVPVLMLSIAGVAAGWSPASASAAPPRGACSNPEPARPVERLLPWAQELLKPQRAWPFSTGSGVTVAVVDSGVDADHPQLRRTGKVLAGRDFYLVGSLPGNFDCVSHGTGVAGIIAADQATGIGFQGVAPGARILPVRVSERETGRTGQAERIDPQILARGIRYAVDQGARVINLSMAGDQDQPAVRAAVAYAVRKDIVVIAAVGNRQGDSPVSLPSYPAQYPGVVGVGAIDNLGARLSASQYGPYVDLVAPGGSVLTASRQAGHVYSDGTSFAVPFVTASAALVRAAYPQLTAAQVVQRLKATATPARGGADSLQYGAGIVDPYRAVTEGMIGTAAHELPSMQAPPPDQHALALAAWWRAAGSDARWMTGLAAGATALTVLLSALLIAGRRRRWAAGRTTIVRRRDTPPAELLPERLFAGVD, encoded by the coding sequence GTGAAGAAGAGGTGGTGGCGAGTACCCGTCCTGATGCTGTCGATCGCCGGCGTGGCCGCCGGCTGGTCACCCGCGTCCGCCTCGGCTGCGCCGCCTCGTGGCGCGTGCTCCAACCCCGAGCCCGCCAGGCCCGTGGAGCGATTGTTGCCCTGGGCCCAGGAACTGCTCAAACCGCAGCGGGCGTGGCCGTTCAGTACCGGAAGCGGCGTCACCGTTGCCGTGGTGGACTCCGGTGTCGACGCGGACCATCCTCAACTCCGGCGTACCGGCAAAGTGCTGGCAGGCCGTGACTTCTATCTGGTCGGCTCGCTGCCAGGCAACTTCGACTGCGTCTCCCACGGCACCGGAGTGGCCGGCATCATCGCGGCCGACCAAGCCACCGGGATCGGCTTCCAGGGCGTCGCGCCCGGCGCCCGGATCCTGCCCGTCCGGGTGAGCGAACGAGAAACCGGACGAACCGGACAGGCCGAGCGGATCGACCCTCAGATCCTTGCCCGAGGCATCCGGTACGCCGTCGACCAGGGCGCGCGGGTGATCAACCTGTCGATGGCCGGTGACCAGGACCAGCCGGCGGTGCGGGCCGCGGTCGCCTACGCGGTCCGCAAGGACATCGTGGTGATCGCCGCGGTGGGCAACCGGCAGGGCGACTCCCCCGTCAGTTTGCCGTCCTATCCGGCCCAGTACCCGGGCGTCGTCGGCGTCGGCGCGATCGACAACCTTGGCGCCAGATTGTCCGCGTCGCAGTACGGGCCGTACGTCGATCTGGTGGCACCGGGCGGATCGGTGCTCACGGCGAGCCGGCAGGCCGGTCACGTCTATTCCGACGGCACGAGCTTCGCGGTCCCCTTCGTCACCGCCAGCGCCGCACTGGTCCGGGCGGCGTACCCGCAGCTGACGGCGGCCCAGGTTGTCCAACGCCTCAAGGCGACCGCGACCCCGGCCCGCGGCGGCGCGGACAGCCTGCAGTACGGCGCCGGCATCGTCGACCCCTACCGGGCGGTGACCGAGGGAATGATCGGTACGGCGGCCCACGAACTGCCCTCGATGCAGGCTCCGCCACCGGACCAGCACGCGCTGGCGCTCGCCGCGTGGTGGCGCGCTGCTGGTTCCGACGCACGCTGGATGACCGGCCTCGCCGCCGGGGCAACCGCTCTGACCGTGCTGCTCAGCGCCCTGTTGATCGCCGGCCGTCGGCGGCGCTGGGCCGCAGGCAGGACGACCATCGTTCGCCGGCGGGATACACCACCGGCTGAACTCCTGCCGGAACGCCTCTTCGCCGGAGTCGACTGA
- a CDS encoding YbaB/EbfC family nucleoid-associated protein: MMSGGDFPGGQLWATELEHAGRQLRRYQAMSAETTGSAESDDGLITVTVGLYGDVRELTLDPRIYRDADAGALGERLRDVLNEAAREAQQAAVRQLSALFPDGTGDPSEIAFGPMLAEISKAGKAAAR, from the coding sequence ATGATGTCCGGCGGCGACTTTCCCGGAGGCCAGTTGTGGGCGACCGAGCTGGAGCACGCCGGCCGTCAGTTGCGCCGGTACCAGGCGATGAGCGCCGAGACGACCGGGTCCGCGGAGTCCGACGACGGTCTCATCACGGTCACCGTCGGCCTGTACGGCGATGTCAGGGAGCTGACGCTCGACCCGCGGATCTATCGCGATGCCGACGCCGGCGCGCTGGGAGAGCGCCTCCGCGACGTTCTCAACGAGGCGGCTCGCGAAGCGCAGCAAGCCGCGGTCCGGCAGTTGTCCGCGCTGTTCCCGGACGGTACCGGCGATCCCTCGGAGATCGCTTTCGGTCCGATGCTCGCGGAGATCTCCAAGGCAGGAAAGGCGGCCGCGCGATGA